The nucleotide window TGGTTCCTGCGCTTCGAGCTCAAATCGCTGCCTAATGTGGCCGAGGTGGCATCGCTTGGTGGGATGGTCAAGCAGTTCCAGGTCGTCCTGATGCCGGACCGGTTACGCGCCTACAACCTGTCCCAAGCCAAGGTGCTGGCGGCGCTCAAGGGCGCCAACCAGGAGACCGGCGGCTCGGTGCTGGAACTGGGCGAGGCGGAGTACATGGTTCGCGCAAGCGGCTACTTGAAGACGCTCGATGACTTCCGCCAGATTCCACTGACGACAAGCGATGCAGGCATCGCCGTTCGCCTGGGCGATGTCGCGACCGTCCAGCTCGGGCCAGAGATGCGCCGCGGTATTGCTGATCTCGATGGCCAGGGTGAAGTCGCCGGCGGCGTCATCGTGATGCGCTCCGGCAAGAACGCATTAGAAACCATCGAAGCCGTCAAGGCCAAGCTCGCCACGCTGCAGAAGAGCCTGCCTGCCGGCGTCGAGATCGTGCCGACCTACGATCGTTCCGAGTTGATTAACCGCGCGGTAGAGAACCTGACGCACAAGCTGATCGAGGAGTTCATCGTCGTCGCGCTCGTGTGCCTGGTGTTCCTGTTCCACTTGCGCTCGGCGCTGGTCGCGATCGTTTCGCTGCCGCTGGGCGTGCTCGCCGCCTTCCTGGTGATGCGCTATCAGGGCGTCAATGCCAACATCATGTCGCTGGGCGGCATCGCCATCGCCGTCGGTGCCATGGTCGACGCAGCCGTGGTCATGATCGAGAACGCGCACAAGCATCTGGAACACTGGCATGCGGACAATCCCGGCCGGGAGCTGACCGGACACGAGCGCTGGAGCGTGATCGGCGAGTCGGCGGCGGAAGTGGGCCCGGCGCTGTTCTTCTCGCTGCTGATCATCACGCTGTCGTTCATCCCCGTGTTCACACTGGAGGCGCAGGAAGGCCGGCTGTTCTCGCCGCTGGCTTTCACCAAGACCTACTCGATGGCCGCTGCCGCGGGGCTGTCCGTGACACTCGTGCCGGTGCTGATGGGTTACCTGATCCGCGGGCGCATCCCGACCGAGCAATCGAATCCGCTCAGCCGCTGGCTGATCCGGCTTTATCAACCGGTGTTGGCTAGGGTGCTGGCGTATCCCAAGACGACGGTTGTCATCGCCGCCGTGCTGCTTGCGGCCACGGCCTGGCCGATCCTGCGCACGGGCGGTGAGTTCATGCCGCCGCTGGACGAGGGCGACCTGTTGTACATGCCATCGGCACTGCCGGGGTTGTCTGCAGGCAAAGCGGCCCAACTGTTGCAGCAGACCGACCGCCTCATCAAGACCGTCCCGGAGGTTGCCACCGTGTTCGGCAAGGCCGGCCGCGCTGATACCGCGACCGACCCGGCGCCCATCGAGATGTTCGAGACCACCATTCAATTCAAGCCGCGCGACCAATGGCGGCCTGGCTTGACGACCGACAAGCTGGTCGAAGAGCTGGACCGCGTGGTCAAGGTGCCGGGCCTGTCTAACATCTGGGTGCCGCCCATCCGCAACCGCATCGACATGCTGGCCACCGGCATCAAGAGCCCGGTCGGCATCAAGGTGGCGGGCACGGACTTGAAGGAAATCGACCGGCTGACCACGCAGATCGAGGCGGCGGTGAAGACCGTGCCCGGTGTCACTTCGGCGCTGGCGGAGCGGCTGTCCGGCGGGCGCTACGTCAATGTCGACATCGACCGGATGGCCGCCGGGCGGTATGGCCTCAATATCGAAGATGTCCAGAGCATCGTGTCGTCGGCGGTGGGCGGGGATAACGTGGGTGAAGTGGTCGACGGCCTGGCCCGGTTCCCGATCAATGTGCGTTACCCGCGCGACTACCGCGACTCGGTCGAGCAACTGCGCGGCCTGCCGATCGTCACCGACCGCGGCCAGCAGATCACGCTGTCTGATGTCGCCCGAATCCAGGTGGTGCAAGGGCCACCGATGTTGCGCAGCGAGAACGCCCGCTTGTCCGGCTGGGTGTACGTGGACATTCGGGGGCGCGACCTGCGCTCGGCGGTGCAGGACATGCAGGCGGCGGTGGCCAAAGCGGTGCCAATGCCGGCTGGCTACGCGCTGAGCTGGTCCGGCCAGTTCGAGTACCTGGAGCGCGCCAGCGCCAAGCTGAAGGTGGTCGTGCCGTTCACCTTGCTCATCATCTTCGTGCTGCTGTACCTCGTGTTTGGCCGCATCGACGAGGCGCTGCTCATCATGGGCACGCTGCCGCTGGCGCTGATCGGCGGCTTCTGGCTGCTCTACGGGCTGGGCTACAACCTGTCGGTGGCCGGGGTTGTCGGCTTCATCGCGCTGGCCGGGGTGGCAGCCGAGTTCGGCGTGATCATGCTGCTCTATCTCAAACAGGCTTGGACGGAGCGACAGGAAGCCGGCCGCAACACAACCGAGGCGCTGCTGGAAGCCATTCAGGAAGGCGCCGTCCTGCGCGTGCGCCCGAAGGCCATGACGGTCGCCGTCATTCTGGCCGGTCTGATTCCGATCATGTGGGCGCACGGCACAGGTTCCGAGATCATGCAGCGCATTGCCGCTCCGATGGTTGGCGGCATGGTCACCGCGCCATTGCTGTCCCTGTTCGTCGTCCCGGCCGTGTATCTGCTGATCCGCCGTCGGCAGACGGAATCGTCACCGCTTTCCACCCACCCCTCACATCAAGAGGAATCACTATGAAACACATCAAGACCTTTGCAATCGTGCTTGCTCTCGCTGCTGCACCGGCGGCATTTGCGGCCGAATCCATGGATGGCATGGACATGAAGCCGGCGGGCCACGCCAAGCAGGCGCCGAGCCCGGTTGCCGCGGATATCCAGAAGATCGACCTGCAAGCGGGCAAGGTCACCCTCAAACATGCTGCGATTGAGAACCTCGGCATGCCGGCCATGACCATGGCGTTTCCGGTCAAGGACCGCGCTTCGCTGAAGAACTTCAAGGAAGGCGAGTCGGTCTCGGTCATGTTCGATAAGGTCGGTGGCAAACCAACCGTGGTGGATATTCAGCGCAAGTAAATGCCAGAGTGCGCTCCCGCTGATGAGCGCGGGAGTGTGCCTCAACGCGCAGCGGCTCGAAAAATGATGAGCCGCAGGATTTCGAATATTTTCGATGCACCCCCTGACCTTCCCACGAATGGAAGGTTTATCTTGAAGTCATCGCTTCGACTACCAAACAGGAATCCCCGTCGTGAGAACTCAGGTCATGGACATGCTCCCCACACCGGCTGGCTTTGCCGGGCGGTGGCATGCGCGCGGCCGGTTTGATGTCCACGGCCGCAACCTCGTCGCAGGTTTGCAAACGGGGTCGCTCCGATGAGGGCCGGCAGCGGGATCCTCCGCCGATTGGCCGGCTGGGTCGTCCTGGCCAGCTTACTTTTCACCCGTCTGGCGGCAGCAGGGTATGTGTGCCCGATGGAATCGGTGTACGAGCCGGCGCACCAGAATCTGGTGTCGCGCGACGACTGCCTGAATGCCGGCGGCGACCAGTTGGTGCTGTGTGCCGACTCGTTTGGCGATGGGCGTCTCTGGGCCGACAACAAGGGCCATCCACCCGATGGCGATGGGCCACCAGTGCGGGAAGCTCGCTATCCCCGCCCGGAGATGTTGGGGCGCAGCGATGCCTTGCATCCCCTGTCGCTCTACACGGTGGTATCTGCGCCGATCTATCTTCAGACGGCCAGACTACGACTCTGATTGACCCCGAATGGCAGCAGTTGCTGCTGCCAATTGCAGAAACCATGCGCACACCTTGCTGCGAACAATGCACGCCATGTGGTGTCGCGCCTCTGACAGTCAACATTCGGGATCAATCATGAAAGCTATCCAAGTTCTTTCCGCTATTACCTTCGCCGCACTCAGTGCATCCGCCTTTGCAGGCCCAAACTGGGACGCCATCAACAGTGCCCGCAAGGCCGCGCAACAACAACGGGTTGCGAGTGCGGGCGATGCGAGCGATCAAGCGATGCGCGATCACTGCGCAATGATGGGGCAGATGTCTGCAACAGGAGACAAGATGCACCAGCAAATGATGCATCGGTCGGACAGCCAGCCGAGCAATGCGGGCGCCGCGCTGTTCGGCGAGCGGGCTGCGGCGATGCCCGTAGGCTCGCGCACGGTTGTCGTCGTCCCGGGGATGAAAGCCGTTCCCGTGCGCGCTGGCGAAACGGTGCGCTTTGACTTCGGTCAGAGCTCAACCGCATGGACCTTCGCCGCGCGGCAGGGCAACTCCGCCGTCGAGCTGAGCACGCTCTTTCCGGAGATTCCTGCCGCCAAGGGTGTCTGGGCCTATCCAAACGGCACCGGCCTGTACGCCGGCCACTAAATCAACTCGCGGTGAGCTGACGGAATCTCAGGAGCCGGCGCATTTCGCGCCGCATCACTGGATATGAGCAACACGGGATTCTGAGCGATGGCGACGCAGCCCACTCAGATCCGCACGATTGGAGAAATATCATGCAAACGATCAAGAAGATCATTCTCGCCAGCACGGTACTGGTGTCTCTTGGCGCAACCGCCGGTGTGGTGATGGCCGCGCAGAAGGTAGACCCCTACCACGATGGTGCGCACATCGCAGACAAGCGTGATATCTACACCGACGGCGCACGCTCGGTGAACGATCCGCGCGACCCGTACACCGATGGCCGCAACGCGCTGACAGGTCGGAACACATCAGCGGCCTGACGCTGTCCCGCCAACTGCATGATGAAGAAGCAAGGGATGCTGAGGCGTTCCTGGCTTTCAGTCGACCGTCGATGCAAATCGCAATGCGTGTGACTCACTGTGAATAGAGCCCCCGTCTTCGATCTTCCGCTCAATGTCATTGTGACCATCTTGGTCGCCGTGGCGCTGACATTTTGTGCGATCTGTTTATTCGCTTGGTACCTGCGCCGACGATATGGCACCGGTCATCCGCGTGGACAAGCCCGCGCGCGCACGCGTTCTCGCAAGACCGCGAGCCGCCGCCGCAAGTAAGTCACCGCCCTGCGGCCCCCATTGGGTAAAGCCTGGGCCGCTTCGAAGCATCCAGTCGCATAAATCGCGGCATGCGCTCGAGTCAGGAGTGCGGCGACCCGGACATCCATCGGCCAGACACAACATCTGTTTCCCAACCACCCTCTCATGACGAAGTCTCACGATGAAATACGTTTCCGCTCTTACATTCGCCCTGATGCTGGCATCCGCCCCCGCAGCCTTTGCCGCCACGCCGATGGAAGGTATGGATATGAAGCCGGCAGCGCAGTCTCAGCAAGCACCCAAGCCCGTTTCAGCAGAAGTCCGCAAGGTCTACCCCGACACCGGCAAGGTCACGCTCAAGCATGGCGCCATCGACAACCTCGGCATGGGCGCCATGACGATGACGTTTTCCGTCAAGGACAAGGCGTCGCTGAAGAATTTCAGGGAGGGCCAAGCTGTGTGGGCGGTCTTTGATACGGTCGATGGTCAGCCGACCGTCGTCGATTTGCGGAGCAAGTAAGCCGTCGGCGGCGTACGGGCCAACGGTCGTGCGCCACCCGGCTGAGCGGGATCAGTCGGGTGGGCTGCTCACGAAAGCGCCTTGTCGTGGCATCCACAGGGAAAGCAATGGCCCGTCGCAGCAACGTGGCTGTCCCTGAGTCATGCGTGGCGTACCTGGATGTATTTGGGTTTTCAGGACGGCTTTTTAAAGACAAGGTAGTCGAGATAAAGCCAAATTTCGCGCCACAGAAAGTTCGCTCGAGTGGTCAAGGATTCGAAACGGCTAGAGGACGTAGGCCCAGGCAGGGCCTGGAGTCCAAGATCGTTAGCCATTGCCGTTGCTCTTCGCAAATGTAGCGGATCGCTGACCAACAGAACCGTGCGAATCCCAAGTGGGTCTAATAATTTCTTTGCATTGACAAGGTTTTGCCAAGTCGTACGCGAGGTGGTCTCCGCCAAGATCGCGTCAGGTGGAACACCGTGCTTGATCGCATACTCGCGGCCGACCTCGCCTTCGCTGGGATAACCTGCCCCCGGTGTCCCGCCGGTGAAAACCAGGTATTTCACCTGCTTGTTCTGGTAGCGTGCAATCGCCTCGTTAATCCGCTCCCGATAAACGGGAGACGGCCTATTCCCCCATGCTGCAGCGCCAAGAACAACAGCCGCATCCACGGGAGCATTAAACGACTGCTCTCCGTAACTGACAATCTGCCATGCCACTGTGAGGAATCCAATGGCGATCAAGAGGGCCAGCATCGCTGGCCCGATGACAATGGCGCGTCGAAGTAACATGGAGCGTCGATTCACATCACTCAACCGGCTGACCTCGCTATAGCGAAAGGCCGAATATCGAAGCCTTCTGAAAAAGCTCCAATTCGGCAGAAGCACATGACAAACGTGGTTAGCCAATCCACAGTACCAACAGCGAAGCCAACAAGCAGTAACAGCCGAAGAAATGCCATCGGCCTTGCTCCAGCCAGCGTGACAGCCACCGCAGCGCAACCAAACCTGCCAAGAAGCTCAGCGCCATGCCGATCATGCTTGGCCCCATGAGGTGCAAGAGTCCATCCGAGTGCATTGCTGTGGTGGTAGCTGCGTATTCTTTGTAGAGTCGATACGCTTCTTTGGCGATCACTGCTGGGGTTAATACTACGGCCAACGCAAAGCTAAACTCTTCGGCACGCCGCCGCGTCACACCTAAGGCAAGCCCGGTCGAGATAGTGGCTCCCGAACGAGAGAAACCGCGAAATGGAAGACACAGCCCCTGCACGGCGCCAATCCATGCCGATTGGCGCAGGGTGAGGTTATCGATCCCCCGATCCTGGAGACGGGAAGACACAATGATCAACAGGCCGGCTGCAGCCAAGGCAGCGGCTATCAGACGCGAGTTGCCAAACAGATGTTCGATCTCGAAATTCGATGAATCAGCTACCACTACGTGCTTAATGAATTGCAGCAGCGCCACCCCCACGATACCGGTTGCGAGCGTTGCAACCAGTATGCACAGGGCGTTAGTGCGAAATGCCTGCCCTGAACTGAAATAGGTGGTGCGCCACGATTTCCAGAAATAGGCAATGACCGCGAACATCGTGCCGGTATGCAGCATGACCAGCAAAAGCGTCATTTGAGGCGCCGTTGGATCCAGCCCCATCAGCTTCTCGGCCGCAATGACATGGGCCGAGCTAGATACCGGCAGGAGTTCGGCTGCCCCTTGAATGACGGCAAGGACAAGAATCTGTAGCAAGTTCATCTGTGTGGCTTAGCGGTAATCTAAAATTGAAGCACGGGTGTAAAGGGTAGTACTTGGTATCGTTCAACTTGACTCGGCGCCCGACCGGGCGCACCGACTTTGCGTCCTGGTGGCCCCCAAGAGACAGATCACGCCAAGTGAAATCGCTACATCAGCCAAGTTGAACGCGGGCCAGTGCCACGCTCGCCAATAGAAGTCCAGATAATCGACGACCTGCCCACGCCCCATCCGGTCCGCTGCATTGCCGAGAGCGCCCGCGAGAATCAGCGCATAGGACACAGATTCCAATCGAGGCAACTTGCGGCGGAGCATCCAGATCAACCACGCAGATGCGGCGAAGGCGAGTGCGATCAAGAAATATCGTTGCCAACCGCCGGCCCCGGCCAGAAAGCTGAACGCCGCGCCAGGATTGCGCACATGCACGAGATTGAAGAACGGTGCGATCTCCAAACGCGTGCCGAGCGGTATGAAGACTGCCACGCCGAGCTTGACGGCTTGATCGAACAGCGCGATCAGCCCCGCCAGCAACAGCCAGCGCGGCCACTCGTCTGTTCGTGATGAATGAAGCATGACCATGGCGCAATCAAAGAGGTCCTTCCAGAAGCTTTTGCGGTGTCACGGTTGTCGCTGGTTGGAACTTCCCAGTCATTTGCGCAGCAACCTCAGCCCATTGCCGACCACCAGCAGGCTGGCGCCCATGTCGGCAAACACCGCCATCCACATGGTGGCCTGGCCGGTAAAGGTCAGCACCAGGAATACGGCTTTGATGCCGAGCGCCAGCGCAATGTTCTGCTTCAGAACACCCGCCGTAGACCGGGACAGCCGCACAAAGGCCGGGAGCTTGCGCAGATCGTCGTCCATCAGCGCGACGTCGGCCGTTTCGATCGCCGTGTCCGTCCCGGCGGCCCCCATCGCGAAACCGATATCGGCCCGGGCCAATGCAGGCGCGTCGTTGATGCCATCGCCGACCATGCCGATGGTCCCCTGTGCGGATAGCTGCTCGATTTCGCGCTGCTTGTCTTCCGGCAGCAGGTTGCCCCGAGCTTCGTCGATACCGACCTGCTGAGCGATCGCCTCTGCGGTATGCGGGTTGTCTCCGCTCAACATCAGGGTTTTGATGCCCAGCGCATGCAAGTCCTTGATCGCTTGGCGACTGCTGTCCTTGACGGTGTCGGCCACACCGAACAGCGCGCGTACGCCGTCCGGACCGATCAGCATCACGACCGTTTTGCCCTGAGTTTCAAGCGCGGCAAGGTTGGCTTCCAGCGCCGGCGAGCACACCGCGAGTTCCTCGACCAGGCGATGGTTGCCCAGGTGATAGAGCGCACCGTCGATATAACCCCGGACGCCACGCCCGGGCAAGGCCGCAAAGTCGGTAACGTCGCGCAGGGCTCGACCTTGGTCCCGCGCCGCGCGGGCCACCGCCTGGGAGACTGGGTGGTCGGAGCGAACCGCCAGACTGGCGGCGAGCCTCTCGGCGGCCGAAGTGTCCGCACCGCTCCAAGCCACGACGTCGGTCTGCGCCGGCTTGCCATGTGTGATGGTGCCGGTCTTGTCCAGCGCCAACCATTTCAGCTTGCGGCCTTCCTCGAGATAGGCCCCGCCCTTGATGAGGATGCCGCGCCGCGCGGCGGCGGCCAGACCGCTGACAATGCTCACCGGCGTCGAGATCACGAGGGCACAGGGGCAGGCGATCACCAGCAGCACCAAGGCCTTGTAGATCCAATCCAACCAGGAGGCACCGAATAGGAGCGGCGGGAAAATCGCCACCAGCAGCGCGACCGCAAACACGATGGGCGTGTACAACCGGGCGAACTGGTCAACGAAACGCTGCGTAGGTGCACGACTGCCTTGAGCGGCCTCCACAGCGTGGATGATGCGCGCCAGCGTGGAGTCGCTTGCCGCCGCGGTGACACGGTACTCGAACGACCCGGACTCATTGATGGTGCCGGCGAACACCGGGTCGCCTTCAGCCTTCTCGACCGGCAGGCTCTCGCCCGTGATCGGCGCTTGATTGACGGAGGAGCGCCCCTGCAGGACCGAGCCATCGAGCGCGATACGCTCGCCCGGCTTGACCCGCACCCGGCTGCCAACCGCAACGGTCTTGGCATCAACGTCGGACCAACTCCCATCGCTACGCTGAACCGTGGCGGTCTCGGGCGCGAGATCCATCAGACCACGAATCGCGTTGCGAGCGCGGTCAAGCGAGCGGGCTTCGATGACTTCCGCCAGCGCGAACAAGACCATCACCATCGCCGCTTCTGGCCAGTGGCCGATCACCATCGCGCCCGTGACCGCAATCGACATGAGGGCATTCATGTTCAGGTTGCGGTTCTTGAGTGCGATCCAGCCTTTCTTGTAAGTGGACAGCCCGCCGGTCAGGATCGCGGCCAGCGCCAGGATCACCACCACCCAGTGATTGCCGCCGTTGAGCCAGTAGACCACTTCTGCCAGCACGGCGTTCGCACCGGCAATGGCAAGCAGCCACCATTTGGTGGGCGCAGCATCCTGGACGTGAGCGGGTGCGGCAGCAGAGGTGTCACGGACCTCGGCATCGAAACCGAGCGATTGAATGGCAGCCAGCACTTGCGGTAGCGCGTCCGCAGCGTGCTGAACGGCGAGTGTGCGCTGTACGAGATTGAACTGCATGCCTGACACGCCGGGCATACCCGTCAGCTTGCCGCGAATCAGCGTTTCTTCTGTCGGGCAGTCCATCTGACGAATGGTCAGGACCGTGCTCTGCCCGGCGGGGCTTTCATCCGCGCGAACCGCCCGCATGCCGATAGCTGAGAGCGCCTGGTCGATCGGCGCCGGGGATGGCAGCCGGTGCTGGACGGCCAGCGAACGCTGCATCAGGTTGAACTCAAGGTTGACCACGCCCGGCAGCGCCGCCAGCTTATTGCGAATGAGCGCTTCTTCCGTCGGGCAGTCCATGTTGTCGATCCGGTAGCGAGATCGTTTCAGGTCGACAGCCGCCGTATCGCCGTCCGCCGGCGTCACCATGTTGGCGGCAGCACAACCGCATCCCTTGGAGCCGCAATCACTCACAGCATCTCCTTGTCGCTTGAAATGGATCGGACTCAAGTACACACTCTATAGTTACTATAGAGTCAAGATCTCCCTGTCCGACATCATGAGCATTCAGATTGGCGAGCTAGCCAAGCGCACAGCCTGCTCGGTTCAAACCATCCGGTATTACGAGCGCGAGGGCCTCTTGCTCCCGCCGGACCGCAGCTCGGGCAACTTCCGGCTGTATGGCGAGCGGCACATCGAGCAACTGCAGTTCATCCTCCACTGCCGGTCGCTGGACATGCCGCTGAACGACGTGCGGACGCTCCTGCGCTACCGCGAGCGACCAGACGAGGATTGCGGCGCGGTGAACACCCTCCTAGACAAGCACATCGAGGAAGTCGAGCGGCGTATCGACGCGCTGACGGTTCTAAAGCGCCACTTGTGCGTTCTGCGTGAAACCTGTTCCGATGGGCGAGCCGCTGAAGCCTGTGGAATCCTGCAGGGGTTGTCCGACGGCGGCTGCGCATGCGCTGGAGACGTCACGCACCCGCACTGACACGGGGGGGTGTGGCGAGGTGGGTTCGCAGCATGACCGCACCTCGGCCGCTTGTTTTTCGGTCAGCGCGATATCCGCGTCGCGAAACATGAATTACAATCATTCTCATTTAAAGCCATTTCTCCCGCTTCGCCGGTAGGCTCTTCATGCAACTGCAGCGCGTCGTCTCCCTCATCCTGTTTTACCTGCTGACATCGGTCTCAAGCGCGTACGCCGACACGCTGTCCACCCAAGACAAGACCAAGCAAGTCTGGCAGTTGCTCGACTATCTGGCGGTCGATTATGGTCGCTCCGTCAAGGACGGCCAGGTGGCCAATGCCGACGAGTACGCCGAAATGCAGGAGTTTGCGCATGCGGCGGAACGTCAGATTGCCGAGTTGCCGGCGGGGCCGCAGACGCAAGCCTTGCTCAAGGATGCAGGGGCATTGCGCACGCTCATCGCCGACAAAGCCGCACCCACCGTCGTCGGTGAACAGGCACATAAGCTCGCGGACAGCTTGCTGGCCGCCTATCCGGTGCCGATGGCGCCCAGCAAGGTGCCGGACCTCAAGCACGGGGCCACGCTGTATCAAAGCCAGTGCGCGTCCTGCCACGGCAGCTCCGGACACGCAGATGGCCCGCTGGCCGCCAAACTAAGCCCGCCGCCCATTGCCCTGGCCGACCATCAGCGGGCCCAGGAGCGCAGCGTCTTCGCGCTCCAGCAGATCATCACGCGCGGTGTTGAGGGCACCTCCATGCCCAGTTTCGCGCAGCTCACTGACGACGATCGCTGGGCGCTGGCTTATTTCGCGTCGACCTTGTCGTATTCCGATGCGGATCGGCAAGCCGGCGCCAAACTGTGGGCTTCCCGCCCGGAGCTGCATAGCGCAGTGCCCACACTCGCCAAGCTCAGCCAGACACCCGAGGCGTCGCTCGCCAAGACAGTCAGCCCGGATGCGGCACGGCAATTGACGGCGTATTTGAGAAGCGCGCCGGACGTGCTGAGCGCCTCCAATACAGACAGTCTCGCGATCGCCAAGGACAAACTGAAAGAAAGCGTGGCCGCCTTCGGCCAGGGCGATAAGGCAACTGCCTCACGCCTAGCGCTTTCCGCCTACCTCGATGGCTTCGAGCCGGTTGAACCCGCCTTGGCCGCCAAGAACCAGGCACTGTTCCAGGACATCGAAAAAACGATGGGCCTGTATCGCAACGCGATCACTACCGGTCAGGCCGAGCAGGTACGGGACATCGCGCAGCATCTGCAGACGATGCTGACTGAAGCCCAGGATGCACTGGGTGGCACTAACGATCCGCTCTCTACGTTCCTGGGCGCCTTGACGATCCTTCTGCGTGAAGGCCTGGAAGCGCTGCTCGTCGTGGTCGCCATGATGGCCTTCCTGAAGAAGGCCGAACGCACCGACGTGCTGCCGTACGTCCATGCGGGCTGGATTGTTGCGCTGGCCGCCGGTGGGCTGACCTGGGCCGTCGCTACCTACCTGGTGGACCTGAGCGGTGCCAGCCGCGAGATGACCGAAGGCTTCTCGGCAATCTTTGCGGCCGTGGTCCTGCTCGGCGTGGGCATGTGGATGCACCAGAAGAGCCTGGCCGGCCGCTGGCAGGCCTACGTGAAGCAGAAGCTGTCCTCCGCGCTGAACAAGCGCTCGGCGATCATGCTGTTCGTGCTGTCGTTCGTGACGGTGTATCGCGAGGTGTTTGAGACCGTGCTGTTCTACGCCGCGCTGTGGAGCGAAGGGAACGGCATCTACCTGCTGGCCGGCTTGGGTTCGGGGATTGCGATCCTGGCGGTCATCGCCGTCGTTCTGCTGCGCTCCTCCGCGCGCCTGCCGATCCGCCAATTCTTTGCCTTCAGTTCGGCCTTGGTTGCTGTCCTGGCGGTGGTGCTGATCGGAAAAGGGGTCGCTGCACTGCAGAAAGTCGGCTTCCTGCACATCACGCCGATTTCGATGCCACGCATCGACATGCTCGGCATTTATCCCTCCGTGCAGACGGTAATCGCACAAGTGGCGATCTTGTTCATTATTGCGCTCAGCATCGCGTATAACCTACGATCGCAGAAGGCATCGAGCAAAGCGTAGTCCCCACCTGTATTTGACAGTTCAATGGCGGATATCGACAGGTATTTGCAGGCTGCGACCCGCGATCACACGCGGCGCAGCTATCAGTCCGCCATCCGTCATTTCGAGCGGGAATGGGGTGGCTTCCTGCCGGCCAGCGCTGACAGCATCGCGCGCTATCTGGCCGAGCACGCGCAGGTGCTCTCCATCAATACACTGCGCCAACGGTTGGCTGCGATCGCGCAATGGCATGTTGCGCAGGGCTTTCCCGATCCCACCCGAGCACCGCATGTCCGCAAGGTGCTCAAGGGCATTCAGGCACTGCACCCAGCGCAGGAGCGGCGTGCCAAGCCGTTGCAGCTCGCCCAGTTGGAGCAAATGGTTGCCTGGCTGGATA belongs to Ralstonia sp. RRA and includes:
- a CDS encoding heavy metal translocating P-type ATPase → MVTPADGDTAAVDLKRSRYRIDNMDCPTEEALIRNKLAALPGVVNLEFNLMQRSLAVQHRLPSPAPIDQALSAIGMRAVRADESPAGQSTVLTIRQMDCPTEETLIRGKLTGMPGVSGMQFNLVQRTLAVQHAADALPQVLAAIQSLGFDAEVRDTSAAAPAHVQDAAPTKWWLLAIAGANAVLAEVVYWLNGGNHWVVVILALAAILTGGLSTYKKGWIALKNRNLNMNALMSIAVTGAMVIGHWPEAAMVMVLFALAEVIEARSLDRARNAIRGLMDLAPETATVQRSDGSWSDVDAKTVAVGSRVRVKPGERIALDGSVLQGRSSVNQAPITGESLPVEKAEGDPVFAGTINESGSFEYRVTAAASDSTLARIIHAVEAAQGSRAPTQRFVDQFARLYTPIVFAVALLVAIFPPLLFGASWLDWIYKALVLLVIACPCALVISTPVSIVSGLAAAARRGILIKGGAYLEEGRKLKWLALDKTGTITHGKPAQTDVVAWSGADTSAAERLAASLAVRSDHPVSQAVARAARDQGRALRDVTDFAALPGRGVRGYIDGALYHLGNHRLVEELAVCSPALEANLAALETQGKTVVMLIGPDGVRALFGVADTVKDSSRQAIKDLHALGIKTLMLSGDNPHTAEAIAQQVGIDEARGNLLPEDKQREIEQLSAQGTIGMVGDGINDAPALARADIGFAMGAAGTDTAIETADVALMDDDLRKLPAFVRLSRSTAGVLKQNIALALGIKAVFLVLTFTGQATMWMAVFADMGASLLVVGNGLRLLRK
- the cadR gene encoding Cd(II)/Pb(II)-responsive transcriptional regulator, yielding MSIQIGELAKRTACSVQTIRYYEREGLLLPPDRSSGNFRLYGERHIEQLQFILHCRSLDMPLNDVRTLLRYRERPDEDCGAVNTLLDKHIEEVERRIDALTVLKRHLCVLRETCSDGRAAEACGILQGLSDGGCACAGDVTHPH
- a CDS encoding cytochrome c/FTR1 family iron permease; the protein is MQLQRVVSLILFYLLTSVSSAYADTLSTQDKTKQVWQLLDYLAVDYGRSVKDGQVANADEYAEMQEFAHAAERQIAELPAGPQTQALLKDAGALRTLIADKAAPTVVGEQAHKLADSLLAAYPVPMAPSKVPDLKHGATLYQSQCASCHGSSGHADGPLAAKLSPPPIALADHQRAQERSVFALQQIITRGVEGTSMPSFAQLTDDDRWALAYFASTLSYSDADRQAGAKLWASRPELHSAVPTLAKLSQTPEASLAKTVSPDAARQLTAYLRSAPDVLSASNTDSLAIAKDKLKESVAAFGQGDKATASRLALSAYLDGFEPVEPALAAKNQALFQDIEKTMGLYRNAITTGQAEQVRDIAQHLQTMLTEAQDALGGTNDPLSTFLGALTILLREGLEALLVVVAMMAFLKKAERTDVLPYVHAGWIVALAAGGLTWAVATYLVDLSGASREMTEGFSAIFAAVVLLGVGMWMHQKSLAGRWQAYVKQKLSSALNKRSAIMLFVLSFVTVYREVFETVLFYAALWSEGNGIYLLAGLGSGIAILAVIAVVLLRSSARLPIRQFFAFSSALVAVLAVVLIGKGVAALQKVGFLHITPISMPRIDMLGIYPSVQTVIAQVAILFIIALSIAYNLRSQKASSKA